The nucleotide window CTTCTGCGCTTCTTCGAGTTCAAGCTCAGTGACAAGAAGAAGGTCGTCCATTACAAAACTTCCACAACCCTTCTCGTAGATGAAGGTCTCAACCTTGAAGCACTCCATAGATAAAACTTATATAGCTACCAATTTGGGCAATGTCATATGGCTCACATTGAACTTGTTGTATGTGAGAATACGCATAGAGTTTCACTCTTCTCTTGCCTATAACAATGTTTTACAATGACTTTGTATTGGATAAATATATTATCTCTGCATCGATACATTTGGTATATCATTTGTGCAATACTTTGTTGCAAGATTAGGTCCACATATAAAAGTTTAATCAGCAAGCATACATTGTAGTTCTTAGGGGAAACGTCATACATCTTTGGCGTCAAAGCAGTTTTTGCTTACCATTTGCTTATGATTTCAGAATTACTATTATAAATAGAGTAATGGCTTTATCTTACCTTTATTATAGAGTTTATCCTATGCTAATTAGTACTgctaaagtttttttttatatgtggaCTTCCATTTATATTTTATGtctatatttttgatattataattattcTTCTTATGATTGATCGAAGAATTTATACATCCAAAACATTGAttgatgtatcaaaagattatccAATAATCAATATCACCGATAAAATTTTACCAGTGATATTAATAATTAATATCACCTATAAAAGATTATCCAATAATTTTTTTACCGGtggttaaaaaaataataattaataataggATATTAGGATCAAATTTCGCTTTCACCCCTCTATTTATTGTGATCGAAGAAATCCTTGCGGAGAAAAAAGAAAGGCAAGTTTATAAGATTCGTGCCGTGCACGGAGACTAAAGTCTCTGATTGCATCTGCCGTTCGATTTGGGGCCAAAAAGGTAATAACGCATAATACTGGGAACATCGGCTAAAAATAGTTGCAACCGCAGACATTAAGCGCAGCATCCGAAAGTGGAATTGGGCGTAATCTGTAATTAGATCCTTATTGGATTTAGATCCTCCAATTTGGAGAGGTGGGAGGACGCAAGGAAATGGCGACTCCCGGCGAGAACGATCAAcagtcgaggaagaggaagaagaagacggcgGTCGGCAAGGAGATCGGCGGGAGGTGGCCGCCCGTCAAGCCCAAGAGGGATCTCCAGATCAACCGCCTTAAGGGCACCAACCTATTCACGGTTTGATTTCCCTTCACCACCCACGATGAATCTTCCTTTATCTTCTCATGCTCTTAAttgctttttttttcccctttgtgctgtcttgatttgtgttttgatactcttttttatttatttgccaTGTTTCTTGGATTGTGGAGGGTATTATTAATTGTCTTGAGAAATAATGAATATCAAAAGAAGCCATATATGTGTAGTGATTGTTGTGAATCCTTTACCCAGTGTATTCTACATGAAGAATATCATGTTGTCTAGGTGTACTTGGAGCACTTCACCTACTTTGATTACATGGGACATTGCCAATCTAATACATATTGGTTAATCATGCACCGAACTGAACCATTTAACTATTGAATTACATTCGAGTGGGCATTTGTTGTTTGTCTTAAGAAGTTTTTGGTAACATGAAGAGATGTTCTTTAAAGCACTATCATCAATTGAATCTCCTTTTGCAAATACTTTTCAGATACCAAACTTCTTCACTACTTCTGAATCAAAGGCCTTCGTTCGAGCTGCGGAGTCTATTGGCTTTATCCACCAAGGAAGCCTGGGTCCAGCCAAAGGTGAAGCCTATAGGGATAATGATCGGATATCAGTCACTGATCAAGGACTTGCTGAAAGCATATGGCAGTCAGGCCTTAAAAGAATATTTGATGATATTAAACTTCAGGGAAAAGTTGCTATTGGTTTGAATCCAAACATTCGTTTCTACAGGTTATGACCGAatctttttttatgtttcttcTATCTTTACATTATTCTGTGCTCTTGATTCTACATTCATTcaacattaaaagaaataaaatgatctttCCGTAACCTTAGTAAAGGGTTCCTTGATGTCTGGACTGCCACATTTTGTTTGAAAGAAAAAATGTCAttcatgtcaaaaaaaaaaaaaagtcgcaAGAGGGATTAGGCAAAAAGCTTACTGTTGCAgcttaacaaaaaaaaaggagaatccATTACTTCTACCAAAATTTACCAAGTCACAAGCTTCAGAATTAGCGTTCCTAGGCAGGTGGTCAATTTGAACAACAGATAATTTGGCTAATAGAACTCTAGCATCAGGTAAATAGCTAAAAGATGCCAAGTGATTTCAGCAGTACCGTTTACAAAATTGATAATGTTCAGTGCATCAAGTCGGATCCATAAATTACTCCAGCTTACCCTCTCTGCATGTTTGAGGGCTGCTAAAAGAGAGAGTGCTTCCACAATTATGGGAGTGCAAGCACTACAGTGGACACAACCAACAGGACTGTGTTGCCGGTTGTCGTGaagatgagttccaatagctgtaTGGAAGCCAGGCGAAACCATCAGATTCCAGAACGCAGTCATAGTAAGCGTAGTTTGGGTCATAAATGTTAGGATTAGTATCCCTAAACCCCTCAGAAAAATGACTGTCATGAAGTCATTCATAAGAGCCAGTGCTTTGTGTACTAAAAGTAGAGGTTTGGACTGGCAGTTGTGAGATATGACTTTTTGTATTAAGCCATAGACACCAAAGGAGTACGAAATAAGTGAAAGAGTCCGTCTGGAGGTTGTTCTGTCAGTTCCCCTTTTTAACGGAATCCACTTCATGAGAATGTGATTGatggtgttaagcttttgatgaagGATAAGCATGGGATTAGGTTTGGAGAAAGTAGACTGGAATCCCACATTTTGTTCCAACTAGACTTGCAAACATAATTATTCCACAGGATAGAGAGTGATTTGTAGTGTTTGCTATTGCCGTTCAGTTGGATGGTCCAGGATTTGCCTCTTTGGGGGTCTTTGTTTGAAGGAAAATTGTTGATAAAACAAATTAATAGTGAAATACAATGAATGTAGACGTATTGGAGAATTTACATATGAAACCACGAGCATTAGGATATGGTTAAGGTTCTTTACTGGATGTACATAATGCATTTATCATGGCAGAACTATTAGTTATTatgcaaaatgtgtaacttgtttTACATTCTTCAGATATAAGGTGGGCCAGCGGTTTGGTCGACATATTGATGAGAGTGTTGACCTTGGAGGAGGACACGTAACACAGTACACCTTATTAGTATATCTCACTGGCAAGGGCAGCAACCACGACACGTCCATGCAATCTCTAGTCGGAGGGGAGACCGTCTTTTATGATCGAGGAATCGTAGAGGAGGTATATATCAACCATGGACTGGAGACAGTAACCTTTCCTATTTCCTTACCACAATGGCATTTACATTTCCTTTGCGATTTCTTGTTCTTAGTGTCATAAATGTCCAGAAATTTAAGAGTGATGTTCTTTATTGTGTTCCATGCTGATTGTTCTTCATTGCAGGTTGCTCCAGAAGAGGGAATGGCTCTGCTCCACATTCATGGAAGCAAATGCATGCTACATGAAGCCCGTGTTGTTACAAAAAACGTCAAATATGTGTTGCGTTCCGATGTGGTTTTTGCCTGATGCATCCAAAACTAGTCCCTTTGGGTAAGGCACAGGCTTACAAAGCTGATCTTTCTCTTTTCTATTGGCTCGAGAGTTAATTTGTTGACCTTCTCCTTTCTATTTACTTCATAGAAGAGTGGTGAAACTGAGTCTTTTGAAGCTTCGGCATGGTTTGCAGGAACAAACTCAAGTTGCTGTTATATttattgatcatgcttatattGCCTACTGCAAGCGAGAGGATCATAACCTACCTACTGTCTATCAGGCATTGAGACCTGCGGCCAGGGGATCCTTTTAAGAGTGGTGATGTGGAATGCAGATTTAGAGAAATGAAATCTAAGCTGCCATCATGCGATTGTACCCAACGAGACTTATGCCCTTGGCATTACGATTGATGTTTCTCTTGCACAACTTGAGTTTTACACTGTGTAACCTTGCATGgataaggatttttttttatcccaatctctgccTCTGCTGTCTCGTGTCCTCTTAATCGAAGGCATATCCCACCCACCTGCTTGGTTGCAGGTCATCTTATGTCACACTTATCCCTCTCCAGATTCCAGATCCAAAGCTTACTCCCAGTACTACAGGATTTCACATCTATTTGATGTGCAAATGTCTCGCATCTCTGATATTCCACATGCAAGCTGAAATGGGGGTACAGCTCATGCTAAGAAGAACATGGTCAAGATCTAGTTCCTGCTCATAAGCTATTTGATAAGGCTTTTccctctttttgttcttgaaaCTGCTGTTCCGACACGAAAATAATATAACTGCAATTTGTGGTAGGAGAAACTTCTGATATAGGGAAATGTGGGATAATATGAAGAgttaaaacgaaaaaaaaaaaatactagaaaATTGTCAAGAAGTTTGGGAGAAAAGAATGGGCTCCAAAAAGAATACCGAGGTTGTGAAACAAAATTAAATTGCTACTAGAGCGAAATTGACAGCCCTGCCAGCGTATGTTATCTAAAACAAGCTCAACTGTTCTTTCGAGTCATGTCTCATAGTTCAAAGCAGCAGAAGCTTGGTAAAAGAATGAAACTCCTATCGACAGGGCTGCAGTCGGATATTACAATTTTATGcatgccttctttttttttttgagaagatGTGAATGACTAATAACCCATAGAAAAGAGAAGTACAAGAATTTGCAATGTCTCTTCACTGAAAACATGAAGGGAATCATCCATCAATCCAAATTGGTGACATGTAGCTTCTCCTGTAGAATTAAGGATACCTAATCAGCACATTAGCATATCAACAAGGATCACCTTCTTGTGCCTGCTATGTAGATAATTTTTGTACATCCAATTTCCAGATATAACTCATACCTATGATGTCACAGGTCAAACATTGATGACAGAACAATAATA belongs to Musa acuminata AAA Group cultivar baxijiao chromosome BXJ3-5, Cavendish_Baxijiao_AAA, whole genome shotgun sequence and includes:
- the LOC103984642 gene encoding uncharacterized protein LOC103984642 — encoded protein: MATPGENDQQSRKRKKKTAVGKEIGGRWPPVKPKRDLQINRLKGTNLFTIPNFFTTSESKAFVRAAESIGFIHQGSLGPAKGEAYRDNDRISVTDQGLAESIWQSGLKRIFDDIKLQGKVAIGLNPNIRFYRYKVGQRFGRHIDESVDLGGGHVTQYTLLVYLTGKGSNHDTSMQSLVGGETVFYDRGIVEEVAPEEGMALLHIHGSKCMLHEARVVTKNVKYVLRSDVVFA